One window of Branchiostoma lanceolatum isolate klBraLanc5 chromosome 6, klBraLanc5.hap2, whole genome shotgun sequence genomic DNA carries:
- the LOC136436190 gene encoding parvalbumin alpha-like: protein MPPKKGKKNRSKKMGKGKIKAALQSLLEGEEDMKKAINGAFEELDTDGSGFLEKDELFEALNEVLGADDDEKALSEKQFDKFFDKVDKDGDGKVSKQEFFKRTRGLFKKMHEGDDSDDEDD from the exons ATGCCACCAAAAAAGGGCAAAAAGAACAGGTCAAAGAAGATGGGGAAAGGGAAGATAAAAGCGGCCCTCCAGAGCCTCTTGGAGGGAGAG GAGGACATGAAGAAGGCTATCAACGGAGCCTTTGAGGAGCTGGATACGGACGGCAGCGGTTTCCTGGAGAAGGACGAACTCTTCGAGGCACTGAATGAAGTG CTGGGCGCTGACGACGACGAAAAGGCTTTGTCCGAAAAACAGTTCGACAAGTTCTTCGACAAAGTGGACAAAGACG GTGACGGAAAGGTCTCCAAGCAAGAGTTCTTCAAGCGAACACGAGGCCTCTTTAAGAAGATGCATGAG GGCGACGACTCTGATGACGAAGATGACTAG